One Tessaracoccus lacteus DNA window includes the following coding sequences:
- a CDS encoding Fur family transcriptional regulator, protein MTDWPTLLRDAGLRVTAGRLAVLTELESGDHLGVGEITDAVRSRIGSASTQAVYDVLAALHDAHLIRRVEPAGHSPRYELETSDNHHHLMCRRCGAMRNVACVTGHAPCLSPSETGGFVVDEAELVFWGLCPSCQENTEEKR, encoded by the coding sequence ATGACCGATTGGCCGACCCTTCTGCGCGACGCGGGACTCCGCGTCACCGCCGGCAGGCTCGCCGTGCTCACCGAACTCGAGTCCGGAGACCATCTGGGCGTCGGTGAGATCACGGACGCCGTCCGCTCCCGCATCGGCAGCGCCTCCACGCAGGCCGTCTACGACGTGCTCGCCGCGCTGCACGACGCCCACCTCATCCGACGCGTAGAGCCCGCGGGCCACAGCCCCCGCTATGAGCTCGAGACGAGCGACAACCATCACCACCTGATGTGCAGGCGCTGCGGCGCCATGCGCAACGTCGCGTGCGTGACCGGTCATGCCCCCTGCCTGTCCCCCAGCGAGACGGGAGGCTTCGTCGTCGACGAGGCCGAGCTCGTCTTCTGGGGGCTGTGTCCGAGCTGCCAGGAAAACACTGAGGAGAAAAGATGA
- a CDS encoding MDR family oxidoreductase yields MIKAVVVRESGVALEEVDEEFLGDGGIVVDVAYSDLNYKDGLAVTGRPGVVRTMPLIAGIDVVGKVAESNDPRWSPGDWLVLNGAGQSETRHGGFAQRAHVEPTYAVALPDGISPERAAALGTAGYTAALAVLRIVSEGAKPEDGPVLVTGATGGVGSIATMLLASAGFEVAAVTGRVESHEDYLHTLGATQIVPRSEFEEKGRPLQKATYAGVVDSVGGQVLANAIARTQPGGTVSACGLAGSAALPATVMPFILRGVTLAGIDSVWASLEDRADAWRILARGVDPELLDDITTTITLDQVIDAGAQLLDGKLHGRTLVRIAD; encoded by the coding sequence ATGATCAAGGCTGTTGTGGTGCGTGAATCCGGCGTCGCTCTCGAGGAGGTCGACGAGGAGTTCCTCGGTGACGGCGGCATCGTCGTCGACGTCGCCTACAGCGACCTCAACTACAAGGACGGCCTCGCAGTGACGGGACGCCCGGGCGTCGTGCGCACCATGCCCCTCATCGCGGGCATCGACGTCGTCGGCAAGGTCGCGGAGTCGAACGACCCGCGCTGGAGCCCCGGCGACTGGCTCGTCCTCAACGGCGCCGGCCAGTCCGAGACCCGGCACGGTGGCTTCGCCCAGCGGGCCCACGTCGAGCCGACGTACGCCGTCGCGCTGCCCGACGGCATCTCGCCCGAGCGTGCCGCGGCGCTCGGCACCGCCGGCTACACCGCCGCGCTCGCCGTGCTGCGCATCGTCAGCGAGGGCGCCAAGCCCGAGGACGGTCCCGTCCTGGTGACCGGCGCGACCGGCGGCGTCGGGTCGATCGCGACCATGCTGCTCGCCTCCGCGGGCTTCGAGGTCGCCGCCGTGACGGGCCGCGTCGAGAGCCACGAGGACTACCTCCACACGTTGGGCGCGACGCAGATAGTGCCCCGCAGCGAGTTCGAGGAGAAGGGCCGCCCGCTGCAGAAGGCGACCTACGCGGGCGTCGTCGACTCGGTCGGCGGGCAGGTGCTGGCCAACGCGATCGCCCGCACGCAGCCCGGCGGCACGGTCTCCGCCTGCGGCCTCGCCGGCTCGGCCGCCCTGCCGGCCACCGTCATGCCGTTCATCCTGCGCGGCGTCACCCTGGCCGGCATCGACTCCGTGTGGGCCTCCCTCGAGGACCGCGCCGACGCCTGGCGCATCCTGGCCCGCGGCGTCGACCCGGAGCTGCTCGACGACATCACCACGACCATCACGCTGGACCAGGTCATCGACGCGGGCGCGCAGCTGCTGGACGGCAAGCTGCACGGGCGGACGCTGGTGCGCATCGCCGACTGA